The window TTGCTATACTAGACAATAACCATCGAGATCTGGTTATTTTAGGTAAGTCGATAGTCGGATAGTGAACTCCTGTAACTCGTTACAGGAGTTGTGATAGGTTAATTAAACGCTAAATGATGAACCACAGCCACAAGTTGTTGTGGCATTTGGATTGTCAACCACAAAACGTGATCCTTGTAATCCCTCGGTATAATCGATTGTGCCACCAACTAAATACTGTAAACTCATTGGATCAACGATTAACGCGACACCGTTTTTTTCAATGACAAGATCATCTTCATTACTTTTCTCATCAAACGTAAAACCATACTGAAACCCACTACATCCACCGCCTGTAATATAGACGCGTAGTTTAAGATTTGGATTTTGTTCTTCTTCAACCAATGATTTTACTTTTTTTGC is drawn from Orbaceae bacterium BiB and contains these coding sequences:
- the erpA gene encoding iron-sulfur cluster insertion protein ErpA, with product MSDALPLVFTDAAAKKVKSLVEEEQNPNLKLRVYITGGGCSGFQYGFTFDEKSNEDDLVIEKNGVALIVDPMSLQYLVGGTIDYTEGLQGSRFVVDNPNATTTCGCGSSFSV